From a single Intestinibaculum porci genomic region:
- the pyk gene encoding pyruvate kinase, which yields MAKDKMKKTKIVCTIGPASDNEEMLKKLFKAGMNVMRCNFSHGDHEEHAAKMALCRKVNKELGTNVAIMLDTKGPEIRTGDFEGGATEFKKGQVSVITTEDIVGTADRFTITYKDLYKDVKPGSFILVNDGQVELLVDHIEGEDIYTVAANGGRVKNKRGINVPGTALQFDFLSEKDKSDLIFGCEQNIDYISASFVRRPQDVLDIKKLLCEHGKPDIKVFSKIECVEGVQNMDGILEVSDGIMVARGDLGVEVPAEDVPGIQKELIKKCNAVGKPVITATQMLESMQENPRPTRAEVSDVANAIFDGTDAIMLSGESAQGKYPEEAVRTMNKIAKKTEEELDYGHMLRYAIRTADDNTSEAICMSVAQIAHNFNVEAIIAFTETGGTANRMARYKPECPIIAATPYDETLRKLAISWGVKPVKVNEMKSKEGLVSLANIVAKENGIEAGSKVLVTGGTPGVVGQTNYLELITIK from the coding sequence ATGGCAAAAGATAAAATGAAAAAGACTAAAATTGTTTGTACAATTGGTCCAGCTTCAGACAACGAAGAAATGCTTAAAAAGTTATTCAAAGCAGGAATGAACGTAATGCGTTGTAACTTCTCACATGGTGATCATGAAGAACATGCAGCAAAGATGGCTCTTTGTAGAAAAGTCAACAAAGAATTAGGCACTAATGTTGCCATTATGTTGGATACTAAAGGTCCTGAAATCAGAACTGGCGACTTCGAAGGCGGCGCTACTGAATTCAAAAAAGGTCAGGTTTCAGTAATCACTACTGAAGATATCGTAGGTACTGCTGATCGTTTCACAATCACTTACAAAGATTTATATAAAGATGTTAAACCAGGTAGCTTCATCTTAGTAAATGATGGTCAGGTTGAATTATTAGTTGACCATATCGAAGGCGAAGATATCTACACTGTAGCAGCAAACGGCGGCCGTGTTAAGAATAAACGTGGGATCAACGTTCCAGGTACTGCTTTACAGTTTGATTTCTTATCTGAAAAAGATAAATCTGACTTAATCTTCGGTTGTGAACAGAATATTGATTATATCTCTGCTTCATTCGTCAGAAGACCTCAGGATGTCTTAGATATCAAGAAATTATTATGTGAACATGGTAAACCTGATATCAAAGTATTCTCTAAGATCGAATGTGTTGAAGGTGTTCAGAACATGGATGGTATCCTTGAAGTTTCTGATGGTATCATGGTTGCCCGTGGTGACTTAGGTGTTGAAGTACCAGCAGAAGACGTTCCAGGTATCCAGAAAGAATTAATCAAGAAATGTAACGCTGTTGGTAAACCAGTTATCACTGCTACTCAGATGTTAGAATCTATGCAGGAAAACCCAAGACCAACAAGAGCAGAAGTTTCCGATGTTGCTAACGCAATTTTCGATGGTACTGATGCAATCATGTTATCTGGTGAATCTGCTCAGGGTAAATATCCTGAAGAAGCTGTTCGTACTATGAACAAGATCGCTAAGAAGACTGAAGAAGAATTAGACTATGGTCATATGTTAAGATATGCAATCAGAACTGCTGATGACAATACTTCAGAAGCTATCTGTATGTCAGTTGCTCAGATCGCTCATAACTTCAACGTAGAAGCAATCATTGCCTTCACTGAAACAGGCGGAACTGCAAACCGTATGGCTCGTTATAAACCAGAATGCCCAATCATCGCAGCAACTCCTTACGATGAAACATTAAGAAAATTAGCAATCTCTTGGGGTGTAAAACCAGTTAAAGTTAATGAAATGAAATCTAAAGAAGGTTTAGTATCATTAGCAAACATTGTTGCCAAAGAAAACGGTATCGAAGCTGGTTCAAAAGTATTAGTAACTGGCGGTACACCAGGTGTTGTTGGTCAGACTAACTACTTAGAATTAATCACAATCAAATAA
- the pfkA gene encoding 6-phosphofructokinase, whose protein sequence is MVKSIGVLTSGGDAPGMNAAVRAVARTCLNKGIDVYGVMLGYKGLHDGQFYKFNRHSTRNIINVGGTMLKSARFPEFKDPKVRQEAIEQMQKVGMEALVVIGGDGSYHGALELTKMGVNCIGIPGTIDNDIPDTDYTIGFDTALNTIVDALDKLRDTSGSHQRCTILEVMGRTCGDLAVNAGIAAGAEIIITSHTGFDEQKVIEQLRLSKASDKKHAIVVITEHITDVQELAKHIEAETGFETRANVLGHMQRGGRPTARDRILASRMGIKAVELLEEGKGGLCVCQHGEDIVAEPILTLFEHKRQVPQGIYDDVLKLR, encoded by the coding sequence ATGGTAAAAAGTATTGGTGTTTTAACTTCTGGCGGTGACGCGCCAGGGATGAACGCGGCAGTTCGTGCAGTAGCGAGAACATGCTTAAATAAAGGCATTGATGTTTACGGGGTTATGTTAGGTTATAAAGGCTTACATGATGGTCAGTTCTATAAATTCAATAGACATTCAACGCGTAACATTATCAATGTCGGCGGGACGATGTTAAAGAGTGCTCGTTTCCCAGAATTTAAAGATCCTAAGGTTCGTCAGGAAGCGATTGAACAGATGCAGAAAGTCGGCATGGAAGCATTAGTAGTCATCGGTGGTGACGGCAGCTACCATGGGGCTCTTGAGTTAACAAAAATGGGTGTGAACTGTATTGGGATTCCAGGTACAATCGACAATGATATCCCTGATACAGATTATACAATCGGTTTCGATACCGCTTTAAATACAATCGTTGATGCCTTAGACAAATTAAGAGATACATCAGGCTCTCACCAGAGATGTACCATTCTTGAAGTTATGGGTAGAACATGCGGTGACTTAGCTGTTAATGCGGGGATCGCAGCGGGGGCTGAAATCATCATTACCTCACATACTGGTTTTGATGAACAGAAAGTCATTGAACAGTTAAGATTATCGAAAGCTTCTGATAAGAAACATGCGATTGTTGTTATTACCGAACATATTACAGATGTTCAGGAATTAGCAAAACATATCGAAGCAGAAACAGGTTTCGAAACACGTGCAAACGTTTTAGGACATATGCAGCGTGGTGGCCGTCCTACAGCCAGAGATCGTATCTTAGCTTCACGTATGGGTATTAAAGCTGTCGAATTACTGGAAGAAGGCAAGGGCGGTTTATGTGTTTGCCAGCATGGTGAAGATATCGTCGCTGAACCAATCTTAACGTTATTCGAACATAAGAGACAAGTGCCTCAGGGCATCTATGACGATGTATTAAAGTTACGTTAA